CTGAACCATGGAAAAAAATACTTAACTACGTCTATGCCAAACACCTTAAAAATCAGGGAACTTCTTCCAAACAAGAGATATCGTACGAGGGATCGCTATACTATACAGTCTTACAAAAGCTAACAATAGCATTGCAAGACCCAACCATTCCTAAAGATAAAAAACAACAACTCCTACACTATATTGGAACCTATGTAAACGCTTGCCCCCCTACTTGGATCGAAGTCATATTCAGAGAATTATCCGCGATCTATAACAAACAAGACACAAGCATTAATTACGTACTACTTTGCGTACAGATGTTTAAAGAAAACCTTTTACAATCCCTTGCTAATCGAGCTTCTGAAGAGTGGCACCACATATCAAGTTTCAAGCATTATCATGGACACGCTTTAGGTTTGAATATGGATTCTCTAGTGCGCATTCAATTCACCGGTTACCTAATCCTAAAAAAGCAAGCTCTCTATAATCGTGTTTATAAACGATTTCTTTCTAGCTATAGAGCTTCTATAAGGAACCTTATCGAATATATTCGTTATCAAATCACCGATTCCTCTCAGGAACTGAAGAATTCCCTATCGGGATATCTATGCGAAACAATGAGAAAATTAGAAGTTCCCGAACATGAAATTGCCTCGGTTTTATCTTCTTTATTTTATGATGAACAGTTTGAATTAAATACTAGGGGTGTTGTCTTTATTCTCCTCCAGCAAGGAATTCTAACCACGGAAGCGCAAACAACTATCGAAAAAATTACGCACAGGTTTCAGAGATTATTCCTTTAAAGATTCAACAAATATGTAAAGAAATTTTTATAATCTATGCAAAATAAAACTACTTAGCGGTAACTACATAGAAATAAAAAAGTTGCAAATAATCTTGTGTTCTTTTAAACTTTTTTAGCTTTTTTTAAAAGCCGCAAAAACAACCCTTTTAGGGAGAATTTTTGGCATATTTCTTATTTAGGTAAATTTTTATGT
This portion of the Chlamydia crocodili genome encodes:
- a CDS encoding DUF1548 domain-containing protein; translation: MTHILSNGFPIYSINVIPQKSLKQTLQVYAKSIHIHVLYTFIKTNLLKYSQTTNTQESCKTLFISILAAIVSAILLLFLYPVKLTILAISLCLKDPAITTLSPLETFVDKIKHITNQQLYIDCNNLSVIPESSPFLQSFLIPETRPWELYNLENEIYSLCSTLPEPWKKILNYVYAKHLKNQGTSSKQEISYEGSLYYTVLQKLTIALQDPTIPKDKKQQLLHYIGTYVNACPPTWIEVIFRELSAIYNKQDTSINYVLLCVQMFKENLLQSLANRASEEWHHISSFKHYHGHALGLNMDSLVRIQFTGYLILKKQALYNRVYKRFLSSYRASIRNLIEYIRYQITDSSQELKNSLSGYLCETMRKLEVPEHEIASVLSSLFYDEQFELNTRGVVFILLQQGILTTEAQTTIEKITHRFQRLFL